TATGCGTATCATCGTTCAATCTAAGATTTCCATTTCAAGGGCTCAAAAAGGATTCCGCAAACTAAAACTCATCTTCGATGTCAGTATCACTGATCATCCCTTCCGAGACGTAAATGGTGCGGTCTGCATATTTCTTCAGCCGCACATCGTGGGTCACCACGATCACTGCCCTGTTCTCGAGGGAGAGCTGGCTCAGCATCTCCATCACCATTCTGGCACTGTTGTGGTCGAGTGAGGCGGTGGGCTCGTCACAGAGGATCAGCTGCGGGTTGGTAATCAGCGAGCGGGCGATTGCGATTCGCTGCTGTTGGCCACCACTCAGGTTGCGGGGCAGGTTGTGAATTCTCTCCTGCATACCGAAGGTGTGGATCAGCTCCATCGCCTGTTTTCGGGCATCGTGGCGGTTCACCCCCTGCAACAGCAGCGGGTGCATCACGTTCTCCAGTGCGCTGAGGGGTGCCAGCAGGTTGAATCCTTGGAAGACGAAGCCTATCCGTCTTAAGCGCAATTGCGCCAGTTCCCGCTCCGGGAGGTCGTTTACGCGGGTGTCACCCACCCACACCTTTCCCATGGTGGGATAAATCACACACCCCAGCAGTGAGAGCAGGGTGGTCTTGCCTGAGCCGGAGGGCCCGACGATCAGGGTGATCTCACCCTTTCTAAACTCAGTAGTGGTGGGTTGCAGTGCGACGATGGTCGATTCACCCGTCTTGTACTCCTTGCCGGCTGCCTCGAGCCGTGCTGCAATTTCGGTCATATGCTTTTCGTTACAGCAAAAGAAGAGATTTTATTGCACATCTGCAAACATAATCTATTCCATTTTCCGGATACGGACATCGATGCCGCTCTCTTCCAGTTGCTCCTTGATTGGCTTTACATCGGTTTCACCGAAGTGGTAGGGGTAAAGCACATCGGGAGAGAAGAGCTTAGCGGCACGTACTGCCTGTACCACGGTCATGGTGTAGGGTTGGTTGACCGGCAAAAATGCGATGTCGATTGCCTTCAGTTCACTCATCTCAGGGATGTCTTCTGTGTCGCCGGCAATGTAAATTCTCAGTCCGTCAATGGTGAGGATGTAACCGTTGTCACGGTGACGTGGATGATACTGCTCCCGTCCCGGGGTCGTGTTGTAGGCAGGGACGGCATCCAGGTTTATCTCCTTGGTTAACTGCAGCCGTTCCCCGTTTCGAATTGCTTTTCCCTTGCCCAGGATTTCCTTTGAGGAGGGGTTGAGGATTAGCTGCGTCTTATCTTTCGTAAGTGCATCGATTGCCTTTGAATCGAGATGGTCGCCATGCTCATGGGTCACCAGGATGAAATCAGCCTTCGGGAAGGTAGTGTAGTCGGCAAACATGGTCACCGGATCCACCTGTATCTGCAGATTATCATAGCTGAGCATCAGAGATCCATGCTTGATAAAGGTGATCACTACCTCCTTGCCGTTGTTGGTGCGGAAAGTATCTTTATCGTAGTCTCCCGCCAGTAGCAGATGGGTCATGAGTAGAGTCATTGCAAGAAAGAGAATTCCAGGTTTCATAATGCTTGATCTTTAAAGTGATAACGTACGCTTGATATTAAAAACAAGCAGTAGCGCCATCTTGTTCAGGCGGACAATGGGAACTATCTCACTTTCGTGGCCCGCAGCATCTCCCTTTTTCCCGGGGGACCGGGAAGGCGTTCCACGGTGAAGCCGGCTGATTGCAGCATCCTTCGTACCGCTCCCTTGGCGCAGTAGGTGGTGAGGATGCCATCGTCAGCACACAGTGTGTAAAGCCGTTGGAAGATTGTCTCCTGCCACATTTCCGGCTGTTTTTCTGGTGCAAATGCATCGAAGTAGATCAGGTTGTACTGTCTTGGCGGTTGAAATTGTTCTGGATGGCTGAAGTCGTTCTCCTCCTTCAGCAGGGTGAAGTAGGGTGTGAGGACTTCCACCCTTTCCCATGGTGATTGATGCAGCAGGCGAAAAAACGGTTCGGGTTGATACTGTTTCAGCAACGCCAGGGTTTCATTTTTCATTTTTATCTGCTCCGGATAGTTGAGCTGCATGGCTGCAGCTTCCGCTAGCGGGTATCGCTCCAGCGAGTGATAAAAGACTTTCTTCTGCAGTTTTTCCGCCTCCAGCAGGGTCAGCAAGCCGTTCAGTCCCGTGCCGAACCCGATCTCCAGCAGGTGAATGTGTTCTTTGTTACAATGCCGCAGCCCTGCATCGATAAAGACATGCATCGATTCTTGTATGGCACCGTGGGTGGAGTGGTAATGCTCCTCCAGCTCCGGCACATAAAGGGTGTGCGATCCGTCTTCGGTGGTTTCTAATATGGTTTTCATTGTTATATGGTGGAACAAATGTAGGAAATCTTTGTTTACTATTTCCACCGACTCTCTAATTTTCGTACTTTTGTCGTTCAAAATCAACCTATGCAGAAATATCTTTCCATTCTCCTGATACTCATTCTGGCTGTTGCCTGCAACAACCCTTCCAAGAACAGAAGTGAAACGGAGAAGCCACAGCTCACCGTCACCATCGAGCCGCAACGCTACTTCCTGGAGCAGCTGGCAGGTGAGGATTACCGCATCAACACGCTGGTCCCTCCAGGCACCAGTCCCGAGACCTATGAACCCTCTCCCTCGGTGTTGATCGACCTTGGAAAGAGCGCCATCTACTTCCGGGTCGGCGACTTGGGGTTTGAGAAGGCATGGAGCCGACGACTGGCGGAGAACAACCCGGATGTGAAGGTTGTGGATTGTTCCGCGGGGATAGAGCTGATAGCGGGTGATCTGCATGACCATGAGGATGAGCACGGGGATCACTCAGACCCCTCAGATCATGTGGGGCACGACCATAACCACAGTGCGCTCGATCCCCATGTATGGTCCTCCCCCCGCGCCATGCGTGTTTTTGCACGAAACATGCTGGATGCGCTGGTGCAAGCCAACCCGGGGAGAGCCGAATTCTACCAGGAGAATCATCGTGATCTCACCAAAAAGATTGATGCGGTGGACAGCACGCTCACCACATTGCTTAATAAAGCACCCTCACGTTCTTTCATCATCTACCACCCGGCACTGGGCTACCTTGCCCGCGATTACGGATTGCAGCAACACAGTATCGAGTTTGAGGGGAAGAACCCTTCACCGGCACAGCTAAAGGAGCTGGTCGACCTGGCACAGGAGGAAAAGATCAACACCCTCTTCGTGCAACGCGGCTTTGACCTGAAAAACGGAGAAGTGATTGCCCGTGAGGTGGGTGCCGAGCTGTTTGAGATCGATCCCCTGCGCTATGAATGGGATGAGGAGCTGATCAGGATTGCCACCATCCTCTCACGATAAAGCGATGAAAAGACTGATTGAAATCACCAACCTGACGGTGGGTTACGAGAACAAACCCGATGTGCTGAAAGACGTGTCACTCACCATCTACGATGATGACTTCCTCGGCATCATCGGTCCCAACGGCGGTGGGAAGACTACCCTGCTGAAGACCGTGCTGGGGCTGATCACGCCTGTAGGGGGTACTATTCGCTTCTACGACGGCGAGCGGCAGGTGCCCTCCCTCAACATCGGCTACCTGCCGCAGATCAACCAGATAGACCGCAAGTTCCCTATCTCAGTCTCTGAGGTGATCCTCTCGGGACTGACCCTGCGCAAGCAACTCTTCAGACGATACAGTGCAGATGATAAACAGCGGGTGAGAGAGGTGTCTGGGCGGCTGGGTATCAGCGAACTGCTGCCCCGCGCCATCGGCGAACTGTCAGGTGGACAACTGCAACGGGTGTTGCTGGGCAGGGCCATCATCGACAACCCGAAGCTGATCATTCTGGATGAGCCGAGCACCTATGTGGACAAGCTCTTTGAAACCAATTTCTACAAGCTGCTGGGTGACATCAACAAGGAGATCGCCATCATGCTGGTATCGCACGACGTGGGCACCATCATCTCGCTGGTGAAGAACATCGCCTG
This genomic window from Dysgonomonadaceae bacterium zrk40 contains:
- a CDS encoding ABC transporter ATP-binding protein, encoding MTEIAARLEAAGKEYKTGESTIVALQPTTTEFRKGEITLIVGPSGSGKTTLLSLLGCVIYPTMGKVWVGDTRVNDLPERELAQLRLRRIGFVFQGFNLLAPLSALENVMHPLLLQGVNRHDARKQAMELIHTFGMQERIHNLPRNLSGGQQQRIAIARSLITNPQLILCDEPTASLDHNSARMVMEMLSQLSLENRAVIVVTHDVRLKKYADRTIYVSEGMISDTDIEDEF
- a CDS encoding MBL fold metallo-hydrolase translates to MKPGILFLAMTLLMTHLLLAGDYDKDTFRTNNGKEVVITFIKHGSLMLSYDNLQIQVDPVTMFADYTTFPKADFILVTHEHGDHLDSKAIDALTKDKTQLILNPSSKEILGKGKAIRNGERLQLTKEINLDAVPAYNTTPGREQYHPRHRDNGYILTIDGLRIYIAGDTEDIPEMSELKAIDIAFLPVNQPYTMTVVQAVRAAKLFSPDVLYPYHFGETDVKPIKEQLEESGIDVRIRKME
- a CDS encoding zinc ABC transporter substrate-binding protein, yielding MQKYLSILLILILAVACNNPSKNRSETEKPQLTVTIEPQRYFLEQLAGEDYRINTLVPPGTSPETYEPSPSVLIDLGKSAIYFRVGDLGFEKAWSRRLAENNPDVKVVDCSAGIELIAGDLHDHEDEHGDHSDPSDHVGHDHNHSALDPHVWSSPRAMRVFARNMLDALVQANPGRAEFYQENHRDLTKKIDAVDSTLTTLLNKAPSRSFIIYHPALGYLARDYGLQQHSIEFEGKNPSPAQLKELVDLAQEEKINTLFVQRGFDLKNGEVIAREVGAELFEIDPLRYEWDEELIRIATILSR
- a CDS encoding ABC transporter ATP-binding protein → MKRLIEITNLTVGYENKPDVLKDVSLTIYDDDFLGIIGPNGGGKTTLLKTVLGLITPVGGTIRFYDGERQVPSLNIGYLPQINQIDRKFPISVSEVILSGLTLRKQLFRRYSADDKQRVREVSGRLGISELLPRAIGELSGGQLQRVLLGRAIIDNPKLIILDEPSTYVDKLFETNFYKLLGDINKEIAIMLVSHDVGTIISLVKNIACVNQGLHYHSGSGISQEWLNNAYDSCPIELLGHGSLPHRVLMQHDHDETAPHTHSHD
- the mnmD gene encoding tRNA (5-methylaminomethyl-2-thiouridine)(34)-methyltransferase MnmD, with protein sequence MKTILETTEDGSHTLYVPELEEHYHSTHGAIQESMHVFIDAGLRHCNKEHIHLLEIGFGTGLNGLLTLLEAEKLQKKVFYHSLERYPLAEAAAMQLNYPEQIKMKNETLALLKQYQPEPFFRLLHQSPWERVEVLTPYFTLLKEENDFSHPEQFQPPRQYNLIYFDAFAPEKQPEMWQETIFQRLYTLCADDGILTTYCAKGAVRRMLQSAGFTVERLPGPPGKREMLRATKVR